The following coding sequences lie in one Synechococcus sp. PCC 7336 genomic window:
- a CDS encoding SMI1/KNR4 family protein, protein MPWSSIMISNFTSSLSAKLDLLIQKGIYEFGTVYGLNNREIGSLEDRYSLKLPLIYKEFLSVFGKSSTGFLKYSTLTLWPSLTFLTEYAIEQLSEGCEGNLGIRNNVFFISNYEDGEFDYFYCHSNNPKVYRVEYEDCDGFKIADKLSEYLLERIDTIPKVYQDRIHSKYIQKIKDLQFKDELNSNRTLLLLIKEIKEIDNSILLKIASNALIDLLLLKHTKEILCQEIISFLRYVEIDEKYFLMKLKNFNQPRLIELLKARWQEGKRTLDGKNILDLCSDLNIDRRFLVD, encoded by the coding sequence ATGCCATGGAGCTCAATCATGATCTCAAATTTTACATCTAGCTTAAGTGCAAAGCTAGATCTACTGATTCAAAAAGGAATATATGAGTTTGGAACAGTCTACGGACTCAACAACAGAGAAATTGGAAGCCTGGAAGATAGATACAGCCTCAAGCTTCCACTTATCTATAAAGAATTTCTATCAGTATTTGGAAAAAGTTCAACAGGATTCTTAAAGTATAGTACGCTCACTTTATGGCCATCATTAACATTTCTGACTGAATATGCAATTGAACAGCTGTCAGAAGGATGTGAAGGTAATCTAGGTATCAGAAATAATGTCTTCTTTATTTCTAATTATGAGGATGGAGAGTTTGATTATTTTTATTGTCACTCAAATAATCCAAAGGTATATAGAGTTGAATACGAGGACTGTGATGGGTTCAAGATAGCTGACAAGCTTTCAGAATATCTACTTGAAAGAATTGATACAATTCCAAAGGTCTACCAAGATCGGATACATTCAAAATATATTCAGAAAATCAAGGATTTACAGTTCAAAGATGAATTAAATTCAAATAGAACCTTACTACTACTAATAAAAGAAATAAAAGAAATTGATAACTCTATCCTATTAAAAATAGCAAGCAATGCATTGATTGATTTGCTGTTATTAAAACATACCAAAGAAATATTGTGCCAAGAAATTATAAGCTTTCTAAGGTATGTAGAAATAGATGAAAAATATTTTCTAATGAAGCTCAAAAATTTCAACCAACCAAGGCTAATAGAGTTGTTAAAGGCGCGATGGCAGGAAGGGAAGCGGACGCTAGATGGTAAAAACATATTAGACTTGTGCAGTGACTTGAATATTGATCGACGCTTTTTGGTGGATTGA